A genomic window from Quercus lobata isolate SW786 chromosome 10, ValleyOak3.0 Primary Assembly, whole genome shotgun sequence includes:
- the LOC115965008 gene encoding uncharacterized protein LOC115965008, with the protein MGADELEKHSSSEAELTSIDLKVEVQRRPGVEEVHTFIVQSGSSWMTPILSFLQDGRLPQDVKEATKVRKMAARFTILNCTLYKRGFSMPYLKCVDEKEAKYIKEEIHEGVCGDHASPRSLVRKVIRIEALSRIPRMIISDNGRQFDSQGFKDFCSSLGIKNQFSSPRNPQANGQTEDVTNRTLLKIIKARLDDANGAWLEELPNVLWAYRTTTRTPTGETPFRLTYGTEAVIPVEMGITSIRRETFHEESNDD; encoded by the exons ATGGGGGCAGATGAGTTGGAGAAACATTCATCATCAGAAGCAGAACTGACAAGTATAGACCTGAAGGTTGAAGTCCAAAGACGCCCCGGCGTTGAAGAAGTCCATACCTTCATCGTCCAGAGTGGAAGCAGCTGGATGACCCCAATTCTATCCTTCCTCCAAGACGGACGGCTCCCACAGGACGTCAAAGAAGCAACAAAGGTAAGGAAGATGGCAGCAAGGTTCACGATCTTGAACTGTACCctatacaagagaggcttctccatGCCTTACTTGAAGTGCGTTGACGAAAAAGAAGCCAAATATATTAAGGAAGAGATTCATGAAGGGGTTTGTGGAGACCATGCTAGCCCTAGATCCTTGGTAAGAAAAGTTATCAGAATAG aggcATTATCAAGGATTCCACGGATGATCATATCAGATAATGGGCGACAGTTCGACAGTCAAGGTTTCAAGGATTTTTGCTCAAGTCTAGGGATCAAGAACCAGTTCTCATCCCCAAGAAACCCACAAGCGAATGGACAAACGGAGGATGTGACTAATCGAACACTACTCAAGATCATTAAAGCTAGGTTGGATGACGCTAACGGAGCCTGGCTGGAGGAATTGCCCAATGTCTTATGGGCTTACAGGACTACAACAAGAACCCCGacaggagaaacccccttcagACTCACTTATGGCACCGAGGCAGTAATCCCGGTCGAGATGGGAATAACCAGCATCAGGCGAGAGACGTTCCATGAAGAAAGCAATGACGATTAA
- the LOC115962880 gene encoding uncharacterized protein LOC115962880: MAQESFSIEELKVFLRVPSHEIVGHHIHKLVQVLGESLHITSEYLTHEAKIASAVSRVEALEAENSKLKKDIIVVMDEANTIKEKVKALGDDSRAERQVTQEKDE, encoded by the exons ATGGCACAGGAGTCTTTCTCTATTGAGGAGCTAAAGGTCTTCTTGAGGGTGCCCTCTCATGAGATTGTGGGTCATCACATCCATAAACTCGTTCAG GTGCTAGGGGAGAGTCTTCACATCACTTCTGAATACCTTACTCACGAAGCCAAAATTGCTTCGGCAGTGTCCAGGGTGGAGGCTCTGGAGGCAGAAAATTCTAAGTTGAAGAAAGATATAATTGTTGTTATGGACGAAGCCAACACCATCAAGGAGAAGGTCAAGGCTTTAGGGGACGACTCCAGAGCGGAGAGACAGGTCACACAGGAGAAGGATGAGTAA